The DNA region AGAATCCACTGTATCCCGAATTTGGGTGAGTTCATTATAACCCTTTTCAAATTTACTCGAGATTCTCACTTCTCCAATATCTAAGAAGATAGGCATGTTACCCGCTTTGGGTTGGTTGACCAAAGTCATAGTTGGATCAAGACCTTCCCCTTGTGTATCTACATACAAATCCCCTGTTCCATTGTTGAGTTCGCTCCAATCCAGTGGATTGTCAGTGGCGTAAGTTCCCTTTAGAAGTAACAACATACGATTGTTGAATAGAGTGGAGATAACGGGAAGTTTGGATTCGTCACCTAGGTCGAGTTTGGTTTTGCAATCAATGACGAAGACAAGATTTAGAAATATAATAACAGAAAGTAAGAAGGACTTCATATCAAAACAACACTCCAACAGTTAGACCGAAATAGAAAAAATCTACGTTCTGCAAAGTATAATTGGCTGGGTTTTGTAACCTTGGATCATCATAAGGACTAGCCAGCGGGTATCTATATTGATCCGGAACATCCATATGAGTTTCAAAGATCTTATAATAATCCAATCGTACCCCAATTCGAATCCTGCGACCAGCAATAAAACTTGCTTCTAACCCCCCAAAGGCGGTCGGGTTCCACCGAGCCGTATCTGCCGGACGAGCGACTACATAAGAATAACCTCCGCCCCCTTTGAGAAAGAATTGGATGGGAAGTTCCACTGGAATTTTGTAAGCTAATGCAGCATAAAGAGGCATGGCTGTGAGGGCTCTTTCTGACCTGGATAAAAATACGGCATAGGAACCACCGACTTCGGTGTAAAATATCCACGGCCATGGCATACGGGCATAAAATCCCCCACCAAGGGTTGTATCCAAAATACGAACCGTAGGAGTTCCTGGCATGGGGTTTGCGGCTCCCACCCAACCCCCAATTTCATACCTTCGTTTGTTGTATTCTTCTAAGGTTTGCGCGGAAAGTAGTCCGGAAAATAGAGTGAGAGCGAGAATTAGGCTAAGGAAGAGTGATTTTATACAATTCATGAATTTCCGGATAATCTTCGTAATATGCGCGGACAAAATAGAGTCCGTCCGGCGGGAGGGTGATTCCTGCAGTCGTACGGTTCTTCTCTTCCAAAATTGAGCCGATGGATCTAGAATTCCAACGTCCCTTCCCGATGTCCAGTAAAGTTCCTACAGTAATACGAACCATATTGTGCATAAAACCATTGGCCCGGATTCGGATTTGGATCCAATCGGGTGTCAATCGTTCCAAACGCATGTCAAAGATTTCGCGAACTGCTCGTTTGCCGGCCATTGATTTTGCTTTGGTTAGGGAACGAAAATCCTTTTCACCCACCAGGGTTTTCAGTTGGTTTTCCACAAAATCCCAATCAACACGGTGTTTGACCCAGAACGCTCTACCTTCCACAAAACTACTTTGGTATTTGCTATAATAAATTTTGTAGATATACTCTCTACCTGTACAACTAAACCTGGAATGGAAATCTGCAGGAACTTCCACAACATTTTTGACAGATACACCTTTGGGTGTGAGTGCATTGATAGAAACAAGAAGTTTGTGGAAATTGGGAATGGGCAAAAGTGTTTTAAAATTACAAACCATTCCCAAACCATGGACACCCGTATCTGTCCTCCCAGCAACTGACAAACGTGATGCGGGGTTTTTGTTTAATATGATGGTGAGAGCCGATTCAATCGCAGACTGAACCGTAGGTAAGTTTTTTTGTTTTTGCCAACCGTAAAAATGAGTGCCGTCGTATTCGACGAGAAGAGCGTAATTGGGCAAACCCTTACTTCTCGCCTCCCATCGCTTCTAGAATGGCATTGTATTCGTCATACAATTCGCGTGTCATTTCTACAATTGGTCCAGGTTTTCCTTTGGATGCCTTTCCTGAACCGTAGAGTCTAGCCAGTGTTCGTTTGGCACGAGACAAAAGTAAAACTTGATCTTCAGGTTTGGGAGCCATTTGGTCCTTGAATTTTTTAGTTAAAAAAGCGTTTAAATAAATAACACCATCAAATCCCCAGTTATTGTCGGTGTCTGGTCCGAGCATTCCTGCAGCTTGGTCCACAGGTTCGTTTCCATTCTGCATGAGTTCTAATGTATAACCGTAAATGACTGCTGCTTTTTGGTAGAGTAAATCTCTAATTTTATCATAACCAATATGTGGGAACTCATCATGTAGGTCAGAAAAATACCAAGCAGCACGAATCGCACAAACAGCTTTTTTCGGAGTAGGAGCCACACTCGCACCCCGGAGTTGGTAACAATCCATTCCTAGTAAATATGATGCAGCACCTAACGCAATTTGGCGGTCTGCAGTAAAATCAAGTGGCCCAAGAATTTTTTCAATATAACTTCTACGGTTATCTGTCGCCATTCGAATGGCTTCGTTGTCAGCGGGATTCAGTGAATTCCAATCTTTCGGAAAAGAGGAATATAGGCACCTAGGGCAAACTGACATGACATAATCAAGTGGGCTAACCCGGCCAAATTTTCTATTTTTTTCATATAAACGACGTAAATCTTGAGCCAACTTTCCAGCGATGAGCCTTCCACCACCTTGGAACATTTGTTCTTTTTGGTGATTTTCATCACAAATTGGGCAGGCTGTGGACTCTTTGGCTCGAAAAGATACTTTTTTGGACTGGGCAGCGGCTTGGGACATAGGAAAAATCTAGGAAAAGGCTCAATTTTAAAATACAATCTGTCAATCCAATATCAGAAATCTCCGATAATACTCACAGGGGCCACCCCGAAATTACTTGTAAGATTCTTCGAAGGAAGGAAAGTACGGAAACGGAATGAACGGCAGAGCAATGAAACAATCCCTTCTTATTCTCATGATGAGTCTCATGATGCAAGCACCTATGTTTGCAGAATCGGTCTCTAGCAAATCCTACCACAAACGAATTGAACTTTTGACTTACTTACGTGAGTTAGAACCAATCGTTAAAAATTTCCGTGGTGAAGATCCGGAAGGAAAACCTACGGAACTCAATGCACCGGAAGGGAAAGAAGGCTTTCGTATGAAAAAATACAACGAAGCCAAACGAATTTACCAAGAAGGTTTACAGTACCACTTCGAAGGTAATTTTCCTTCTGCATACCAACGATTTCTCGAATGCCAATTGGGAATCGAAAAAATGACAGAGGAACTATCTCAACTCTACATTTTACGTGCAGAAGAAATGATGAAAACTGCCATGGAAAGAAAAAATCCAAACGATCATATGGATAAAGCCCTACTTGATATCTCCATTGAGTATGGCAAAGGTTCTTATTTTCGTCAGGATGTAATGGACATTCCAAGAGAAGCACCATTCTCACGAAGAATGTACGATCCGAAAGAAGCTCATTACAGTTATAATAAATATGACATTGAGAAAAACTTAGAGTTGGGATACAGACACTTAGGTCTTGCGAAAGAAGCGAGAGCCACTGCTTTAAAAGTAGAAAAGAATTTGGAAAAACACCAAAAACTCCAACCAACTCACAGAAAGTATCGTATTGATTTATACTTTGGTGCCATCAACTTGGCTCGTGATTCTAAAGCCAATGCAATTAACATCTATAAGTTGAAATATCCTTACGACAACTATTACCTGAACAATTCGCAAGCAAAATCAGAAACGCTTAAAGACGAAAATGGTGCACCTGTGGAAGGCCAACCAGTGAAGGTCGATGGAGTCACTTATGACTTCTCAAAAAATCCTTATGTAAAATATGATCACCGCATCCAAGCGATGTTTGATGTTCGTGTTCCAGAAGATTATCGTGTGGATCATGCTGACGTAAGAGGTCGAGTGTATGATTTGGATTCCAACAATATGGTGTTCATGAAATACGACCAAGAACGTAAAAAAGCATTAAATGTGCCGGCTAAACCTGCCGCAGGATCCACATCCACTCCGCAACAATAAGAAACGTTAGTTAACACCGTTTCCGAATGAAGAGCCCAAGATTTTTCTTGGGCTTTTTTATTTCCACAGAATGACCTCTTTTGTCTAATTGTTGCTATGGCGAAAATACCGGTCGTTGACGATCTCATAAAAAAAAATTTGCACGGACTCAGTGTCCACTACGGGCGTTTGGTGATGAAGGTTTACCTAAGAATCACCCTTCTTGTTTTTGGAAAAGCAAGCCCCTATCTGATCAGAGGAATTTATCGTTCACTTACTGGTAACAAAGAAGCACGGATTCAAGAGTTCTTAGAAGGAACCAAAATTTGGGCAGAAGATGTCCTAAAAATTACCAAAACTAAACTCATCACATTCAATGAAATTAATGTCCCTACAAAAGGACATATGATATTTTTAAACCATGTCAACGAGATGGATTTTCCTTATGATTGTTATGTGATTCGAAAACCGTTTTTGGCAAATCAGGTCATCAAAAAAGCGTGGTTTGCCTATTGGTGGATGGTGGCTATGGGTTCTCAAGTGTTTGATAATTCGAAAGCCATGTCTGTTGCTGTTTCTGTAAAAAATCTAATCGAAGGTTTGAAAACCACATCGTACATCGTGTATCCAGAAGGAAAAAATACTTATTCAGAAGAAATCATTCCTCTCAAAAAAGGTATGGTGAAAATTGCTTTCGATCAAAAAATTCCTGTTTTTTTGGTTTTGAAATCGGGACTTACAACCTATCAAGAATACCAAAAAGGAAATGTAGTAGGTTATTTGGGTTTAGGTTCTCACGATCCTAATGATTTTTCTTCTTGGGAAGAATTTCAAACATATCTTCAAAACTTAATGCAATCCAAAAAACAAGAGTTAGATGTACTAACAGAAGCTGAAAGAACCAAGGTTTCTACTGTTTAGATTTTCTGTTTGATTTCTTTTTCCCAAAGTTCTAAGAATCGAATTTGTTCGAGTGATTCTACTGCTCGTTCACTTCTCGATTCTCTGACTTTTTGGATGGCGGACTCCGAATCCAATCCATGTTTCCAAATCAAATAGGCTGCGGCAACGGTTCCGGATCTTCCGAGTCCACCTACACAATGAATCAGAACCCGATGTTGGTTCACTAAAGCCTGATCCATCCATTCTACCATTTCTTTCATCTGCGTTAGACTCGGAACTCTTTGGTCTAAAATGGGGACTTGTTTTTGTTCGATTCCATTTTGGTTCAGTTCGGATTTTAGATCTGATACCCCATATTGAGAGTATTCTTGTTCTGTGATGAGACTAAGGACATGAGAAATCCCTTCCTTTTTGATTGTGTTTAGATCATCGGCTAACACACGAGCTCTATCTTTTCTACCAGGAAGGATGGTAAGTCCAATTTTAGAAATGTTTTCCGATCCTCCATTGGCGATAGGTTGTAAATAATCGATCCTTAATATTTTAGAACGTTTGATATAGTCTTTAATTTTGATGATGAGTTTGGAGCCAACATAGAGAGCCCATTTCTTTTGCCATTCATTACTTTCATCAAAAGATAAAGTATGCATCGCGTAACGTAAGGCACCTACATACATTTGATAGGGATCTCTGTCTAATTTCACCAAACGTGGGTAATAGGATCGAAGTTTGGCAATCACCCGGTAAGCTTTTTTTAGTTTTTCATTTTTTAAAAAATCGGGAGTTTCTAAACTCAGCTCAATTCCTAAATCTTCTTTGTTATGCAAATAATCAGTAAGTTCTACTGCTTCTTTCCATTCCTCTTCTGATTCAATTTTACAAAAAATAAATAGAATATCATTTTCTAGTTTTAATAAATCTCGAATGATATGGCCTCTATGGGTGTGAAAAAAATCGATAATCCATACATTTTCTTGCCCATCGATGATGATATTGGCCCCATTCAAATCACCATGAATAAAAGAAGTGTTGTGTGGGATGGCATTGTATTCTTTTAGTTCTAACAAATCCTTTTCATAAAATAAACAGGGGTTTGGAACCAATTCACCAGGAACAATTTCGATATCAGGTTTAGTTTGTGGACCTCCCAGTAACGATTCTACTCTGGCGCGAACTGATTTGGCATATTTGGGTTGGAAGTCGTAGTATTCTAAAAGGTTCAGTTTTTCCGTGGATGCGGCTTCAAACAAACGGCCCAGTTGTTCTCCAAAGACAGTGTCAATGATTCGATCAAGGCCCGCTCCATCAGACATAGTTCCGTATATTTTTTGGAAGGTTTTGACATTTCCATCCAACATTGCCGCATAACGATATTTAATGGCACCTCTGTTTTCTAATTCACAAAAATCTACAATAGAAGGGGCATTGTTTCCAAGAACTTCTTGGATCCTTTCAAAAGCAGTCCTTTCTTTGGCAATTAAATCACGTTCACCAATTTTCACAACACATGGCACTTGTAAATGACCCAAATGATCAATGGATTTTGATTTTAAAACTACGTTTCCAGAAAATCCACCATCCAAGGTTTTAAACTCTACTTCTTTGCAATCTCTAAATAAATAGAGTAAAATCTGATTGTCTGTTTTGGTGATTGGGTATTTCGGATCTAACTTGAGTTTGTCTGTGGAAATTCGTGAATTGGTAGAGATCTTCTTTTCTAAATTGGGTTGGCTTCCTGTTAAAAATTCGGTAAAAGCTCCAATGGATGAAAAAACTCTTACACCTAAAATTTGTTTCAATTGATCAAGGGCAATAAAATGCATAGAAAGAGAAGAACTTGCCGTAAGTGCCGAACAAACACCAATTTCAAATTCAGGATATCTTGTTTTTAAATCATAAGCAAGGAAGGTGACTTTTGCTTCTGTCCATACTCCTGTAATACCTACTTTTAATTTTTTACCTTTGTATGGTGTTAGTATCGACTCTAAATTTGTATCTACAAAGTCATTGAGTCCAGATGCGTTCACAATCACCCCGCGCCCTGGTTCTTCTTCAATCCATTTTTGAAAAACAAATTCAGCGCCTGATGTATCTTTTAAACAATGATTCCCAAATTGTGTTAGGTGGTCTTCTTGTGTCTTTGCATTGGGATCGTGCCAATCTCGGATATGAATCAGTTTTAATTTATTTGGATCTGTTTCATAAGCCCAGTCAAGTAAAGAAAATACAGGCCCTTCTTCCATCATCTCACCGAGTAACCGACTTGCTTCTTGGTAACCAATGTGTAGGTAATTGGGAAGTGGATCATATTTATCCAATAAAGAAGCAAAGTCATTTTGAAGGCATTGGGTGAAGAGAATTGCTGATTCCGAATTCATGGACAAAAGAATTGACAGCTTCCAAAATAAATCTAGAATTTATTTCTTAAAAAATAGGAGAATGTATGAAGAAGTTACTAAGTTTTGGTTTGGGAATTCTGTTCACATCCACTCTATTTGCGGGACAAGTTGGATCCGACTGTACTTTCAAAGGAAAAAAATTATCGGGAAAGGTTCAGTTTGTTACGAGTTTCCCTGATTTCAAAGTTCAAATTGTAGATAGTTTTCCCGACTTAAAAGTCCAAAAGGTAAGTAGTTTTCCTTCTGACTGCGGCAAGTGGCAAGAGGTCACATCCTTTCCTGATTTTAAAGTTCAGATTGTTACTAGTTTTCCTGACATCAAAGTTAAGTATGTGGATTCATTTCCGGGTGTACCGTAAAGCACCCTCAAGAGGGTAAACAGAATTACGATTCATTAGTTCTAAAGACAAATTGAAGAATGCCCTCGCATTCAAAGTTTGTCTGGAACATTGGTTTTTGTCTGCTTTACAAACCGGATCTTCGCCATAGGGGGGAACCATTTGGAAAATAAACTGAGTCTCCCCATCTACACTTTGATAGAGAATTTTTTCGTCATCAATCCAACCACAAGCGCTACCATAAGCAAAATAAGTGCTACCTGATTTTACAGACTTGAGACGTAGGTCTTTTCCAAATCCAGCAAAGTAAGTTTCTTTTCCTACCACTCCCAAAATCGTTGGAAGAACATCCAGTTGAGATCCGATTTTTTCATCTAACTTCGGTTGAATGTATTTTGGGGAATATAATAAAAAAGGTACCATTCGATCTTCATAAAAAGAAAGATATCTATGATGGGTATGATCCCCTACAAATACAAACAAAGTATCTTCGAAGTATTTTCTTTTTTGTATTTCCTTCATAAAAACTTCTAATGCTGAATCGGAATAATGATAGGTATTGAGATAATCAAAATCTGTTACAGAAGGATCATAAATTTCAAACTTAGAATTTGGCACCTTATAAGGATAATGTGTCGTCATGGTGAGGATGGTCATAAGAAATGGTTTGTTTTCTTTTTGGTAAGAATCCATTTCTTCTAATGCTTTCGAATACAAGTGTTCATCGTCATAACCCCAAGCACCAATTGAGTATTTTCCTGATTTACGAAAGTCTTCTTTTCCAATCAAAGTTTGAAATCCAAAATGAGGAAGGATAGTTGCCAAACTATCAAATTTTAAATCATCTCCCGTAATGAAACTGGTTTGGTATCCAAATCCAGAAAATAGATTCCCAATCGCAGAAAAATTACTTAAAATTTGTGGTGTCCGAATGGCGGTAAGGCCTGGTCTGTCGGGAATGCTCGTCAGAACAGAAAGGAGTGCGTTACTTGTCCTCCCTCCATTGGCATAAAACTTTTTAAAACTATGACCTTTTTTCGCCAATGAGTTGTAATACGGCGTCACTTCCTTATCCAACCAAATTCCATTGGATACCGGCCAAACATACTTTCCTGTCCAAGATTCTTGGATGACAAGAACAACATTGATGGACTTTCTCCCTGGAATTCCTTCGATTTTACGTACCAATGGAAACTCAGGATCATTAACAAACTCGGCCCCTTCATAACCAATCTCTTCTTTCACGGCAGCCAACATATCCGTATCTGACATTTTTAAATGTTTGGGAATGGATTGGCTTTTAAAATCATTGATGGTTGTGTAAATTCCGTTTAACGCAAGTTGGTTGATGAGAGCATCGTCCGAAATGATTGCTTCGCTTGCTCTTAACGGAGACTCTTGTGGTCCACCGCGAAATCCAATGGCGAAAAAAAGAATCCAAATCAATGTTTTTATGATTTTTTTGGGAAAAGATTCTTCTTCGTCAATTTGATTTGTAATATTGTTTTTGCGAATCCAATACCGAATTCCTAAAATATACAAAACGATAAACAGGATAAAACTTAAAATTTTAAACGGAGCTTCTTTGAAGGCAGAGGAAACGAGTACATCCAAATCTCCTAAAAAAACAATGGCTTCGTAACCAATGTGTTTGTTTGCATTTTCGAAATATAACAAATCCGCAAAAAGGTGAACCAAACAAAAGGGATAAAGAACAAGAGGAGTGATTATCCAAAAATAACGATAGGTTCTAAGTTTGGAGGCAGTCTTCCAAATAGATAAAAGATAAAAACCAACTAACAAAATAGAAACGGTAACCCAATCAAATCGAAAGCCTAAAAAAAATGTTCCGAGTAAAATAAAAATGGGGAATTCTTCCAAACGATAGGAATAAACCAAAAGAAACAAAACTCGACTTAAAAATAAGGTTAAAAATCCAAAGGTTATATAGGTTAGAAAGATTCGATCTGAAAATTTAAGGTTGGGAAACAACTTCGCCATAAAAAAAGAATTTGCGAATGATAAGTGTGGTCAATCGACTTCCGATCTTTCAGTTGATTTATTTTCTAGCCCCTTTAGTTTTGATCCTACTCACATGAAGCCGATCCAAAAAATACTCATCGCCAACCGTGGTGAAATTGCCGTCCGTGTCATTCGCACCGCAAAAAAAATGGGAATCAAAACGGTAGCAGTTTATTCCGATCCTGATGCCCAAAGTTTATTTGTCAGGTCAGCAGACGAAGCGTTCTCTTTAGGCGGAACGGATGCCCGTTCTTCCTATTTGAATGTAGAAAAGGTCATCCAGGCATGTATGGAAACGGGAGCAGATGCCGTTCACCCAGGTTATGGATTTTTATCGGAAAATACTGACTTTGCAAAAAAATTGGAAAAACAAGGGATTCGATTCATTGGACCGAAACCTCATTCCATTGAAGCAATGGGTGATAAAATCGGATCACGCCTGTTAGTTGCAAAAAATGGAGTGCCAGTGGTTCCTGGTTACGAAGGTGCCTCACAAGAAATGTCGGTATTCAAAAAAGAAGCGGAAAAAATTGGATACCCAATCATGGCAAAGGCTAGTGCCGGCGGCGGTGGAAAAGGAATGCGTAGAATCAATACCCCTGAAGAATTAGAACCAGGAATTCTTTCGGCAAAACGGGAATCACTTTCTGCCTTTGGTGATGATCGTATCCTTTTAGAAAAATACATTACCAATCCGCGCCACGTTGAGTTTCAAATTTTTGGAGATTCACAAGGCAACATCATCCACTTACATGAAAGGGATTGTTCCTTACAGAGACGTCACCAAAAGGTAGTCGAAGAAACTCCGGCTCCCAGTTATAATTCTGATTTAAAAACAAAGATGTCTCAAGCTGCAGTAATGGCGGCCAAAGCTGTTCAATATGAAGGTGCAGGCACCGTTGAATTCATCTTAGGTGAAAGTGGTGAGTTTTATTTTTTAGAAATGAACACACGTTTGCAAGTGGAACATCCTGTCACGGAAATGACCACCGGCCTTGATTTAGTGGAATGGCAAATTCGCGTCTGTCAGGGAGAACCATTACCTCAGTTACAAACCCCACCACAAAAAGGACATGCTTTAGAAGTGCGAATTTATGCAGAAGATCCAAAAGAAGGATTCCTTCCTTCTACAGGAAAAATCCATCATCTATCTTTTCCCAAACGAGATTATTTACGAATTGATTCTGGTGTTGTTTCAGGATCTGAAATCACTATGTTTTACGATCCCATGATTGCCAAAATGATTGTATGGGGGGAAGACAGAATCACTGCCATACACCGCCTCATTGAATGTTTGTCTGAAACTATTGTATTTGGTCCAAAAACCAATTTACAATTTTTACAAAAACTTGTTTCGGCAAAAGAATTTGCAGAAGGAAAAGTTTCTACTCATTACATTGCAGATCATGAACCTGCACTTTTGGCAAACAATACAAAGGAAGAGCTTAAACTCGCTTTCGCCGGTGCATTTTTTACTTCGAAGGAATCAAGTAACCCTTGGTTGAGTGAGACCACATAACATGGATTATCTTTTTGAAACAAAATCCGGCTCTGCTTCCGTTTATGTGAGTGGATCCCAAACACGGGTTCGTTTGGGCAAAGATTCTTTTTCATTTCATTTAGAAGATTGGATCAAAGAAGAAACTCATCCCAACGAAACAAATCCTCTTCGATCTGTTACAATGAAA from Leptospira noumeaensis includes:
- the truA gene encoding tRNA pseudouridine(38-40) synthase TruA, producing the protein MPNYALLVEYDGTHFYGWQKQKNLPTVQSAIESALTIILNKNPASRLSVAGRTDTGVHGLGMVCNFKTLLPIPNFHKLLVSINALTPKGVSVKNVVEVPADFHSRFSCTGREYIYKIYYSKYQSSFVEGRAFWVKHRVDWDFVENQLKTLVGEKDFRSLTKAKSMAGKRAVREIFDMRLERLTPDWIQIRIRANGFMHNMVRITVGTLLDIGKGRWNSRSIGSILEEKNRTTAGITLPPDGLYFVRAYYEDYPEIHELYKITLP
- a CDS encoding DUF2225 domain-containing protein, with the protein product MSQAAAQSKKVSFRAKESTACPICDENHQKEQMFQGGGRLIAGKLAQDLRRLYEKNRKFGRVSPLDYVMSVCPRCLYSSFPKDWNSLNPADNEAIRMATDNRRSYIEKILGPLDFTADRQIALGAASYLLGMDCYQLRGASVAPTPKKAVCAIRAAWYFSDLHDEFPHIGYDKIRDLLYQKAAVIYGYTLELMQNGNEPVDQAAGMLGPDTDNNWGFDGVIYLNAFLTKKFKDQMAPKPEDQVLLLSRAKRTLARLYGSGKASKGKPGPIVEMTRELYDEYNAILEAMGGEK
- a CDS encoding LIC11274 family protein — translated: MNGRAMKQSLLILMMSLMMQAPMFAESVSSKSYHKRIELLTYLRELEPIVKNFRGEDPEGKPTELNAPEGKEGFRMKKYNEAKRIYQEGLQYHFEGNFPSAYQRFLECQLGIEKMTEELSQLYILRAEEMMKTAMERKNPNDHMDKALLDISIEYGKGSYFRQDVMDIPREAPFSRRMYDPKEAHYSYNKYDIEKNLELGYRHLGLAKEARATALKVEKNLEKHQKLQPTHRKYRIDLYFGAINLARDSKANAINIYKLKYPYDNYYLNNSQAKSETLKDENGAPVEGQPVKVDGVTYDFSKNPYVKYDHRIQAMFDVRVPEDYRVDHADVRGRVYDLDSNNMVFMKYDQERKKALNVPAKPAAGSTSTPQQ
- a CDS encoding lysophospholipid acyltransferase family protein, with protein sequence MKVYLRITLLVFGKASPYLIRGIYRSLTGNKEARIQEFLEGTKIWAEDVLKITKTKLITFNEINVPTKGHMIFLNHVNEMDFPYDCYVIRKPFLANQVIKKAWFAYWWMVAMGSQVFDNSKAMSVAVSVKNLIEGLKTTSYIVYPEGKNTYSEEIIPLKKGMVKIAFDQKIPVFLVLKSGLTTYQEYQKGNVVGYLGLGSHDPNDFSSWEEFQTYLQNLMQSKKQELDVLTEAERTKVSTV
- a CDS encoding dual specificity protein phosphatase family protein, coding for MNSESAILFTQCLQNDFASLLDKYDPLPNYLHIGYQEASRLLGEMMEEGPVFSLLDWAYETDPNKLKLIHIRDWHDPNAKTQEDHLTQFGNHCLKDTSGAEFVFQKWIEEEPGRGVIVNASGLNDFVDTNLESILTPYKGKKLKVGITGVWTEAKVTFLAYDLKTRYPEFEIGVCSALTASSSLSMHFIALDQLKQILGVRVFSSIGAFTEFLTGSQPNLEKKISTNSRISTDKLKLDPKYPITKTDNQILLYLFRDCKEVEFKTLDGGFSGNVVLKSKSIDHLGHLQVPCVVKIGERDLIAKERTAFERIQEVLGNNAPSIVDFCELENRGAIKYRYAAMLDGNVKTFQKIYGTMSDGAGLDRIIDTVFGEQLGRLFEAASTEKLNLLEYYDFQPKYAKSVRARVESLLGGPQTKPDIEIVPGELVPNPCLFYEKDLLELKEYNAIPHNTSFIHGDLNGANIIIDGQENVWIIDFFHTHRGHIIRDLLKLENDILFIFCKIESEEEWKEAVELTDYLHNKEDLGIELSLETPDFLKNEKLKKAYRVIAKLRSYYPRLVKLDRDPYQMYVGALRYAMHTLSFDESNEWQKKWALYVGSKLIIKIKDYIKRSKILRIDYLQPIANGGSENISKIGLTILPGRKDRARVLADDLNTIKKEGISHVLSLITEQEYSQYGVSDLKSELNQNGIEQKQVPILDQRVPSLTQMKEMVEWMDQALVNQHRVLIHCVGGLGRSGTVAAAYLIWKHGLDSESAIQKVRESRSERAVESLEQIRFLELWEKEIKQKI
- a CDS encoding LTA synthase family protein: MAKLFPNLKFSDRIFLTYITFGFLTLFLSRVLFLLVYSYRLEEFPIFILLGTFFLGFRFDWVTVSILLVGFYLLSIWKTASKLRTYRYFWIITPLVLYPFCLVHLFADLLYFENANKHIGYEAIVFLGDLDVLVSSAFKEAPFKILSFILFIVLYILGIRYWIRKNNITNQIDEEESFPKKIIKTLIWILFFAIGFRGGPQESPLRASEAIISDDALINQLALNGIYTTINDFKSQSIPKHLKMSDTDMLAAVKEEIGYEGAEFVNDPEFPLVRKIEGIPGRKSINVVLVIQESWTGKYVWPVSNGIWLDKEVTPYYNSLAKKGHSFKKFYANGGRTSNALLSVLTSIPDRPGLTAIRTPQILSNFSAIGNLFSGFGYQTSFITGDDLKFDSLATILPHFGFQTLIGKEDFRKSGKYSIGAWGYDDEHLYSKALEEMDSYQKENKPFLMTILTMTTHYPYKVPNSKFEIYDPSVTDFDYLNTYHYSDSALEVFMKEIQKRKYFEDTLFVFVGDHTHHRYLSFYEDRMVPFLLYSPKYIQPKLDEKIGSQLDVLPTILGVVGKETYFAGFGKDLRLKSVKSGSTYFAYGSACGWIDDEKILYQSVDGETQFIFQMVPPYGEDPVCKADKNQCSRQTLNARAFFNLSLELMNRNSVYPLEGALRYTRK
- a CDS encoding acetyl-CoA carboxylase biotin carboxylase subunit, which encodes MKPIQKILIANRGEIAVRVIRTAKKMGIKTVAVYSDPDAQSLFVRSADEAFSLGGTDARSSYLNVEKVIQACMETGADAVHPGYGFLSENTDFAKKLEKQGIRFIGPKPHSIEAMGDKIGSRLLVAKNGVPVVPGYEGASQEMSVFKKEAEKIGYPIMAKASAGGGGKGMRRINTPEELEPGILSAKRESLSAFGDDRILLEKYITNPRHVEFQIFGDSQGNIIHLHERDCSLQRRHQKVVEETPAPSYNSDLKTKMSQAAVMAAKAVQYEGAGTVEFILGESGEFYFLEMNTRLQVEHPVTEMTTGLDLVEWQIRVCQGEPLPQLQTPPQKGHALEVRIYAEDPKEGFLPSTGKIHHLSFPKRDYLRIDSGVVSGSEITMFYDPMIAKMIVWGEDRITAIHRLIECLSETIVFGPKTNLQFLQKLVSAKEFAEGKVSTHYIADHEPALLANNTKEELKLAFAGAFFTSKESSNPWLSETT